A single genomic interval of Candidatus Korarchaeum sp. harbors:
- a CDS encoding hydrogenase maturation protease, producing the protein MPEDLEGSHGKVRVLILGLGNRLLGDDGAGSYFAEALSSMDIPEWMRVVDGGIGGIGLLEEIEGSDILFVVDSLSPEEGEPGDVRVYRVDRSSVDREILLKHLISSWSHGVTAEVLIAAALAMGRLPETYVVGIVPSSIDLREGLSPEVKVALPRVLDSITKILRDRKLDINFDISSFLKKIDELC; encoded by the coding sequence ATGCCTGAGGACCTTGAGGGATCTCATGGTAAAGTTAGGGTACTCATTTTAGGATTAGGGAACAGATTATTAGGGGACGATGGCGCTGGCTCTTACTTCGCGGAAGCTCTCTCCTCAATGGATATACCTGAGTGGATGAGGGTAGTGGACGGGGGGATCGGTGGTATAGGGCTCTTGGAGGAGATAGAGGGTTCCGATATACTGTTCGTGGTCGATTCCCTCTCACCTGAAGAGGGGGAGCCGGGGGACGTGAGAGTCTACAGAGTCGATAGATCTAGCGTGGATAGGGAGATCCTCTTGAAGCATTTGATCAGTTCTTGGAGCCATGGGGTCACCGCGGAGGTGTTAATAGCTGCAGCTCTGGCGATGGGGAGATTACCGGAGACTTACGTAGTGGGCATAGTACCGAGCTCGATAGATCTAAGGGAGGGGCTCAGCCCCGAGGTGAAGGTGGCACTCCCGAGGGTGCTCGATTCAATAACTAAGATATTGAGGGATAGAAAATTGGATATAAATTTTGATATAAGTAGTTTTTTGAAGAAAATAGATGAACTATGCTAA
- a CDS encoding (Fe-S)-binding protein: MNGELDSAINETLSELNPVTLHYFESCVSCGLCTPHCPYIAAGPEYEPVNKAEELRRIWRKRVTAVGYALGSIVNAGYPKGEDDLKRMTYMAYRCVNCGNCLNTCPFGIYSGELIRILRGFLSSMGRAPTILKRLSEIESGDIAGHEGVMDLWNSTIGRVRGGVGKELPLDREGAEVLYLPTVIEAILTPETIISTSKILDALGINWTLPSRPLGFEFGTGSFIGDRKSERKALERVNSYVKGIGAKKVILSHGGTTYEEMRFQMPFLIREKVDYEILHVAEYLYELYRAGKFRIEAGEVKVAWHDPCKLRNSGVKREPREILRASSKEYRELPKSQGVFSRCCGGGSGIALLSEDLRELRGLLGLSREVDGWEAEFTRDLMRDYEVVMREKAREVVQSGAEVVVTGCPTCIFSLNKGSELTGSAFRAVHISHYLLDKIKL; encoded by the coding sequence CTCACTGCCCGTACATAGCAGCTGGACCTGAGTACGAGCCTGTGAATAAAGCTGAGGAGCTTAGGAGAATATGGAGGAAGAGGGTAACAGCTGTAGGCTATGCCTTAGGATCTATAGTTAATGCTGGATATCCCAAGGGTGAGGATGACCTCAAGAGGATGACTTACATGGCTTACAGATGCGTCAACTGCGGTAACTGTTTGAACACATGCCCATTCGGTATCTACAGCGGTGAGTTAATAAGGATACTCAGGGGGTTCCTCAGCAGCATGGGGAGGGCCCCGACGATCCTGAAACGCTTGAGTGAGATAGAAAGCGGGGATATCGCGGGGCATGAGGGAGTGATGGATCTATGGAATTCTACTATCGGGAGAGTGAGAGGAGGTGTAGGGAAGGAGCTACCCTTGGATAGGGAGGGGGCCGAGGTCCTCTACTTACCGACAGTCATAGAGGCTATATTGACTCCGGAAACTATAATATCGACATCAAAGATCCTAGATGCCCTCGGAATCAACTGGACTCTCCCCTCAAGGCCACTGGGCTTCGAATTCGGTACAGGATCTTTCATAGGCGATAGGAAGTCAGAGAGGAAGGCTTTAGAGAGAGTGAACTCTTACGTTAAGGGGATCGGGGCTAAGAAAGTGATCTTATCGCATGGGGGAACTACTTACGAGGAGATGAGATTTCAGATGCCATTCTTAATCCGGGAGAAAGTGGATTATGAGATCTTACACGTAGCTGAATATCTCTACGAACTCTATAGAGCTGGGAAGTTCAGGATAGAGGCTGGAGAGGTAAAGGTAGCGTGGCACGATCCATGCAAGTTGAGGAATAGCGGCGTCAAGAGGGAACCTAGGGAGATCCTGAGGGCCTCCTCCAAGGAGTACAGGGAGTTACCCAAGAGCCAGGGTGTCTTCAGTCGTTGTTGCGGGGGTGGATCCGGTATAGCTCTCTTGAGCGAGGACCTGAGAGAGCTAAGGGGACTGCTCGGCTTGAGCCGGGAGGTGGATGGATGGGAGGCTGAGTTCACTAGGGACCTCATGAGGGATTATGAGGTAGTCATGAGGGAGAAGGCGAGAGAGGTCGTCCAGAGCGGGGCCGAGGTAGTCGTTACCGGATGCCCGACGTGTATATTCAGCTTGAATAAGGGATCGGAACTCACAGGGAGCGCCTTCAGAGCTGTCCATATATCACATTATTTACTGGATAAGATCAAACTATAA